A part of Limihaloglobus sulfuriphilus genomic DNA contains:
- a CDS encoding YkgJ family cysteine cluster protein translates to MFFKNDNETPWYAAGLHFECLACGNCCSGPEEGYIWLVEEESKMIAEKLSMSVQEFKSTYTKRITGKNRSIVEDPATNDCVFLADIGKIRGCRIYDCRPNQCRTWPFWDINLISPDAWNIAAQRCPGINRGRLYTYEEIEKRRTQQKWW, encoded by the coding sequence ATGTTTTTTAAAAACGACAACGAAACTCCCTGGTACGCGGCGGGCCTGCATTTTGAGTGTCTCGCCTGCGGCAACTGCTGCTCCGGCCCGGAAGAGGGCTACATCTGGCTCGTTGAGGAAGAGTCGAAGATGATCGCTGAGAAGCTGAGCATGAGCGTCCAGGAATTTAAATCAACATATACAAAACGCATAACAGGCAAAAACCGCAGTATTGTAGAGGATCCGGCGACGAACGACTGCGTATTTCTCGCCGACATCGGCAAAATTCGGGGCTGCCGGATATACGACTGCCGGCCGAATCAGTGCCGCACATGGCCCTTCTGGGATATAAACCTGATCAGCCCGGATGCCTGGAATATCGCCGCACAGAGGTGTCCCGGCATAAACAGAGGCAGGCTATATACTTATGAGGAAATAGAAAAACGTCGAACCCAGCAGAAATGGTGGTAG
- a CDS encoding tetratricopeptide repeat protein has translation MTRFNNLEFDSNELSGESLSKKDSGGEASRGAGFFYEKARRSYLAGAFENALREYSRSLDTNPAFLQSWLGQIRMLIELGEYPEAIVWADKALESFPDNSNIYALKALAYLRDGNCTEASAFSDLSVSKADPSWLVWLVRAEVLRKKRTLCLSCVDKALAGVSDKNRPLIIFEAGRCLFVSGYCAEAIKYFRTAAEFVSDSALIWYELARCQKQLGFDQARDSIHHALEIRPDWKRAQKLEEAISGSSFLKRISRRIFRR, from the coding sequence ATGACGCGATTTAATAATCTTGAATTTGACAGCAACGAGCTCAGCGGAGAATCCCTGAGCAAAAAAGATAGCGGCGGCGAAGCAAGCCGCGGCGCGGGCTTCTTCTACGAAAAGGCACGGCGCAGCTACCTCGCGGGTGCTTTTGAGAACGCACTACGGGAGTATTCACGTTCACTGGATACCAATCCCGCATTTCTACAGTCATGGCTTGGTCAGATACGTATGCTCATCGAGCTTGGCGAGTATCCCGAGGCGATAGTCTGGGCAGACAAGGCGCTGGAGTCATTTCCCGATAATTCTAACATCTACGCTCTCAAGGCGCTTGCGTATTTGCGGGACGGCAATTGTACAGAGGCGTCGGCTTTTTCCGACCTTTCCGTGTCAAAAGCCGATCCTTCCTGGCTGGTCTGGCTTGTCAGGGCGGAGGTGCTGAGAAAAAAGAGGACGCTATGTCTGAGCTGTGTTGATAAGGCCCTTGCCGGCGTCAGCGATAAAAACAGGCCTTTGATTATATTTGAAGCGGGCAGGTGTCTCTTTGTCAGCGGGTACTGTGCTGAGGCGATAAAATATTTCAGAACCGCTGCCGAATTCGTTTCCGATTCGGCCCTGATTTGGTATGAGCTTGCGCGTTGTCAGAAGCAGTTGGGTTTTGACCAGGCCCGCGATTCTATTCATCATGCGCTCGAGATAAGGCCGGACTGGAAACGTGCCCAAAAACTTGAGGAAGCAATTTCAGGCAGCAGTTTTCTAAAACGAATTTCACGCAGGATATTCAGGAGATAA
- a CDS encoding rhomboid family intramembrane serine protease, which produces MPEYQNQQMHFQMPSAGRLFTPVITWILGAMLVLFVLCLINAELVTGFLGLSGGNIASGKIWTLFTYVFVNSDPLSMVFNGLAVLFLGSMIERQWDRFNFIMLWLAVSVVCGVIFLLFFWDSAAIGPSPCIFGFIGAMGLLMRGRVINFFMCRMRIRTLIWIAIIAALIMSIRQPANLVWIAGAAVAYVYIKLCWKIRSAGSGSAVKPETGHRSGDFIDLD; this is translated from the coding sequence ATGCCGGAGTATCAGAATCAGCAGATGCATTTTCAAATGCCTTCTGCCGGAAGACTGTTCACACCTGTTATTACTTGGATATTGGGTGCAATGCTGGTGCTTTTTGTGCTTTGCCTTATAAACGCTGAATTAGTTACAGGCTTTTTGGGTTTGTCGGGCGGCAATATAGCTTCGGGCAAAATCTGGACGCTTTTCACGTATGTTTTCGTCAATTCTGATCCACTGTCAATGGTATTTAACGGGCTTGCGGTTCTGTTTTTAGGTTCTATGATAGAACGGCAGTGGGACAGATTCAACTTTATCATGCTCTGGCTTGCTGTTTCGGTCGTTTGCGGCGTGATTTTCCTCTTATTCTTCTGGGATTCGGCAGCGATTGGGCCGTCTCCATGTATTTTCGGCTTTATTGGTGCTATGGGCCTGCTGATGCGGGGCAGGGTAATCAATTTTTTTATGTGCAGGATGCGTATCAGAACGCTGATATGGATAGCTATAATCGCCGCACTCATTATGTCGATTCGACAGCCTGCCAACCTCGTATGGATCGCCGGGGCGGCTGTAGCGTACGTCTATATAAAATTATGCTGGAAAATCCGCAGTGCCGGTTCAGGCAGTGCCGTCAAACCGGAAACAGGCCATCGAAGCGGCGATTTTATAGATTTGGACTGA
- a CDS encoding nucleotidyl transferase AbiEii/AbiGii toxin family protein translates to MKLSRQEITSISASTGFEAGIVEKVIQLLNLLNRINSHPFLKNKLALKGGTALNLFMFDIPRLSVDIDLNYVGRLDREQMLSERPKIEQALQAVFSREDFTVRSIPAEHAGGKWKLTFRGFSGISSNLEVDLNYMFRQPLWEIQTLNSNLLGSYQAQNIPVVDIHELAAGKLAALFARHQARDLFDAHYILCNQNLDIKRLRTAFIVYGANILKLIGPLFLDELRAEFEHLRGLKREKEKRLMEFQRKISELGFFDPACGCGNFLVITYRELRRLEIEILTEIHAGQMQMGEWVSMVNVENFYGIEIEEFPARIAETAMWLMNHQMNLELSIAVNVQRASLPLIQSAHILNENALQTDWAEFAPKDKIDYILGNPPFIGKHLQNKTQNEDMALIFEGVKNFKSLDYVSAWYIKAAEYIQGTRKKVAFVSTNSITMGEQVGILWNELFNNYNIKIHFAHRTFRWTSEARGKAAVHVVIIGFGAFDTENKRLFEYENIKGEPHEIEARNINPLLIDGDDIIIMRRAKPLSDVPKMVYGNKPVDGGNLILSDGEKQEFLEKQPEAAKFIKPLLSGGNYLKDIPRWCLWLVDADPKEIRSMPHLMERIEKVKIMRLNSVDSGARKLAERPTQFRDTKNPESFILVPRVSSERRKYIPIGFFGKDTIVSDTCQSIPDATLYHFGVLTSEMHMAWVKYTCGRLESRFRYSKDIVYNNYPWPKDVSAEQAAAVEAAAQGVLDDRAQFPDSSLADLYDPLTMPPVLVKAHQKLDRAVDKCYRSKPFAGETERLEFLFALYSEYVEPLVN, encoded by the coding sequence ATGAAATTATCCAGACAGGAAATAACTTCTATCTCCGCCTCGACAGGTTTTGAAGCCGGTATTGTTGAGAAGGTTATCCAACTTCTGAATCTGCTCAACAGAATCAACTCACATCCTTTCCTGAAGAATAAACTGGCACTCAAAGGCGGAACAGCACTAAACCTTTTTATGTTTGATATACCAAGACTCTCTGTCGATATCGATTTGAACTATGTCGGCCGCCTTGACAGGGAGCAAATGCTATCTGAACGTCCTAAAATTGAACAGGCTTTGCAGGCGGTATTTTCCCGTGAAGATTTCACTGTAAGGAGCATACCAGCAGAACATGCAGGCGGAAAGTGGAAACTGACTTTTCGAGGTTTTTCGGGCATATCTTCAAACCTTGAAGTTGACTTAAACTACATGTTCAGGCAACCCTTGTGGGAAATCCAAACCCTCAATTCCAACCTCCTGGGCAGCTATCAGGCTCAGAACATTCCTGTAGTTGACATTCATGAACTGGCTGCCGGTAAACTGGCTGCTCTTTTCGCACGACATCAGGCACGTGACCTTTTTGATGCACACTATATTTTATGCAATCAGAATCTGGATATCAAACGCCTGAGAACAGCCTTTATTGTTTACGGAGCCAATATCCTAAAGCTCATCGGCCCGCTGTTTCTCGACGAGCTGCGGGCGGAGTTTGAGCACCTCCGCGGCCTCAAACGGGAAAAAGAAAAACGCCTCATGGAGTTTCAGCGGAAGATATCAGAGCTGGGATTCTTTGATCCGGCGTGCGGCTGCGGCAACTTCCTCGTGATTACATACAGGGAGCTGCGCCGGCTCGAGATTGAGATACTCACAGAGATACACGCCGGACAGATGCAGATGGGCGAGTGGGTCTCGATGGTAAACGTAGAGAACTTCTACGGCATAGAGATAGAGGAATTCCCCGCACGCATCGCCGAGACGGCCATGTGGTTGATGAACCACCAGATGAACCTCGAGCTATCCATCGCCGTCAACGTTCAAAGGGCGTCGCTGCCGCTGATACAGTCCGCGCACATACTAAACGAAAACGCGCTGCAGACGGATTGGGCGGAGTTCGCACCGAAAGATAAAATTGACTATATCCTCGGAAATCCGCCGTTTATAGGGAAACACCTTCAGAACAAAACCCAGAATGAAGATATGGCTCTGATTTTTGAAGGCGTTAAAAATTTTAAAAGTCTGGATTATGTCTCAGCATGGTATATAAAAGCGGCAGAGTATATTCAGGGAACAAGAAAAAAAGTAGCCTTTGTTTCTACAAATTCAATCACTATGGGCGAACAGGTTGGAATACTCTGGAACGAGTTATTCAATAATTACAATATCAAGATTCATTTCGCACATCGTACATTCCGCTGGACAAGCGAGGCAAGGGGCAAAGCCGCTGTTCATGTTGTTATTATCGGATTTGGAGCATTTGATACAGAGAATAAACGACTTTTCGAATATGAAAATATTAAAGGTGAGCCGCACGAAATTGAAGCTAGAAATATCAATCCTCTACTAATAGACGGAGACGATATTATAATTATGAGGAGGGCAAAACCTCTCTCCGATGTTCCCAAAATGGTGTATGGTAATAAACCTGTTGATGGTGGAAATTTAATTTTGTCAGATGGAGAAAAACAAGAGTTCTTAGAAAAACAGCCAGAAGCTGCAAAATTCATAAAGCCTTTATTGTCGGGTGGTAATTATTTAAAGGATATTCCCCGTTGGTGCCTTTGGTTAGTTGATGCAGACCCGAAAGAAATCAGATCAATGCCTCATCTAATGGAGAGAATCGAAAAAGTAAAAATCATGAGACTAAACAGTGTTGATTCTGGTGCTCGTAAATTAGCTGAAAGACCAACGCAATTTCGTGATACAAAGAATCCAGAATCTTTTATTTTAGTACCCAGAGTTTCATCTGAAAGACGCAAGTATATTCCTATAGGCTTTTTTGGTAAAGATACTATTGTATCCGATACCTGCCAGTCAATCCCCGACGCTACATTATATCATTTTGGCGTATTGACCTCCGAGATGCACATGGCTTGGGTGAAATATACCTGTGGGCGATTAGAAAGCCGTTTCCGGTATTCCAAGGACATCGTTTACAACAACTACCCGTGGCCAAAGGACGTATCAGCAGAGCAGGCCGCGGCGGTTGAGGCGGCGGCGCAGGGGGTGCTTGACGACCGGGCACAGTTTCCGGACAGCTCGCTTGCCGACCTGTACGACCCGCTGACCATGCCGCCGGTGCTGGTCAAGGCGCATCAGAAGCTCGACCGTGCGGTTGATAAATGCTACCGCAGTAAGCCCTTCGCCGGCGAAACCGAACGCCTCGAATTCCTCTTCGCCCTGTACAGCGAATACGTTGAACCGTTGGTTAATTAG
- a CDS encoding radical SAM protein — MQNNAAEKLLENCRICPRRCGVDRLSGQTGYCGLDGRAYFYRELLNPFEEKILSPSHQLYAAGCNMRCCYCSVGEWNVEPISAGMLSEREIIKSIDIRRRQGALNLNLLGGEPAVSIAGIIELLGKIKTMPKIVWNSNMYYLPVIWPLLEGFVDIYLADFKCYAPECCENILDAGDYCDYAESNILRAAETADVIIRHVVLPGHFDCCTRPILDWVRRRLAKVKLSLWYSYIPPSGSINCPGGYLSQDEKECITEYSQKLELNYTLM; from the coding sequence ATGCAGAATAACGCGGCAGAAAAACTTTTAGAAAATTGTCGGATATGCCCGCGAAGGTGCGGCGTTGACCGGCTTTCGGGCCAAACGGGTTATTGCGGGCTGGATGGCAGGGCATATTTTTACCGTGAACTTCTCAATCCGTTTGAGGAGAAGATTCTCTCTCCTTCGCACCAGCTCTATGCCGCCGGTTGTAACATGAGGTGCTGTTATTGCAGTGTGGGCGAGTGGAACGTAGAACCCATCTCGGCGGGGATGTTGAGTGAGCGGGAGATTATAAAAAGCATAGATATCCGCCGGCGGCAGGGGGCATTAAACCTCAACCTGCTTGGCGGTGAACCGGCGGTGAGTATTGCCGGCATAATTGAGCTTCTGGGGAAAATCAAAACCATGCCCAAAATCGTCTGGAACTCAAACATGTATTATCTGCCCGTCATTTGGCCGCTGCTCGAGGGGTTTGTAGATATCTATCTGGCGGATTTCAAGTGCTATGCTCCCGAATGCTGCGAAAACATACTTGATGCGGGCGATTACTGCGATTATGCCGAATCAAACATCCTTCGCGCCGCCGAGACGGCTGATGTTATAATCCGCCATGTGGTTCTGCCGGGGCATTTTGACTGCTGCACAAGGCCGATACTTGACTGGGTTCGGCGGCGGCTGGCGAAGGTGAAACTGAGCTTGTGGTACAGTTACATACCGCCGAGTGGAAGTATAAACTGCCCGGGCGGTTATCTCTCCCAGGACGAAAAGGAATGTATAACGGAATATTCTCAAAAACTCGAATTGAATTATACTCTGATGTAA
- a CDS encoding type IV pilus twitching motility protein PilT produces MQIAKEVRQILALARKVNASDIHIIAGMSPLLRINGEIVLADVPPLSRDDTRRMSYSLLNPQQIAVFERDWQICCSVFDDKFGRFRVSIYYQANNPEMALRPVTDRVATRNELRLPDTVEDLTRLTNGLILITGPTGSGKTTTMNYMIDLINSERRCKIITIEDPVEYVHTRKKAAIVQQELYTDVKSFASALVHVLRQDPDVICIGEMRDPDTTATALTAAETGHLVIATCHTANAFQTVERIASIFPDTQQPQIITQLANSLKAVIAQRLVSKVDKKGRVLATELLIVEPASKRHIREKEFHQLVSVIQTGRRMGMHTMDDSLYELYQMGEISLEAALNHAIYPKSLQERIHGDNGD; encoded by the coding sequence GTGCAGATAGCCAAAGAGGTAAGACAAATACTTGCATTGGCCCGAAAGGTCAACGCATCGGATATACACATCATAGCCGGTATGTCGCCGCTTTTGAGGATTAACGGCGAGATTGTGCTTGCAGATGTGCCGCCGCTGTCAAGGGATGATACCCGCCGCATGTCTTACAGCCTGCTTAACCCGCAGCAGATAGCGGTCTTTGAAAGGGACTGGCAGATATGCTGCAGTGTGTTTGATGATAAATTCGGCCGTTTCCGGGTCTCTATATACTACCAGGCAAACAATCCGGAGATGGCGCTGCGGCCGGTTACGGACAGAGTGGCGACGCGTAATGAACTGCGGCTTCCGGATACTGTTGAAGACCTGACGCGGCTGACAAACGGGCTGATACTGATTACCGGCCCGACCGGTTCCGGCAAGACCACTACCATGAACTATATGATTGACCTGATAAACAGCGAACGCCGCTGCAAAATCATTACAATCGAAGACCCCGTTGAATATGTGCACACGCGCAAAAAAGCGGCTATCGTCCAGCAGGAGCTTTATACTGATGTTAAATCCTTCGCCTCGGCTCTTGTTCATGTGCTTCGCCAGGACCCGGACGTTATCTGTATCGGTGAGATGCGTGACCCTGATACAACCGCTACGGCACTTACAGCAGCCGAGACAGGGCATCTGGTGATCGCCACCTGTCATACGGCCAATGCCTTTCAGACCGTTGAGCGTATCGCGTCAATCTTCCCCGATACCCAGCAGCCGCAGATTATCACTCAGCTTGCAAACTCGCTCAAGGCGGTTATCGCTCAGCGGCTTGTGTCCAAGGTTGACAAAAAGGGCCGTGTTCTGGCTACCGAGCTTCTAATAGTCGAGCCGGCTTCGAAGCGGCATATCAGGGAAAAGGAATTTCATCAGCTTGTCTCGGTTATCCAGACCGGCAGGCGTATGGGTATGCACACAATGGATGATTCACTCTACGAGCTTTATCAGATGGGCGAGATTAGCCTGGAAGCGGCACTT
- a CDS encoding DUF1257 domain-containing protein, translating into MSTVVILAPVIVGSWPVIAAAAAAAASSLGMSVAQEIQESKEQMADENNSVEIELEQAQFAQNLSAGSEMLLEKDGMKIIIKRDNRGRCSVCAEGKGFSKAELKHAAEEFTQKFTQCYAYHRTVTELKNKNFQMLDEQVEQDGSIKLHVRRWVD; encoded by the coding sequence ATGAGCACAGTAGTAATTCTGGCACCGGTGATAGTCGGCAGCTGGCCTGTAATAGCCGCCGCGGCCGCTGCTGCCGCCTCAAGCCTGGGCATGTCTGTCGCCCAGGAGATACAGGAGTCAAAAGAACAGATGGCCGATGAAAACAATTCAGTCGAAATTGAGCTTGAGCAGGCCCAGTTTGCCCAGAACCTCTCAGCAGGCAGCGAGATGCTGCTGGAGAAAGACGGAATGAAAATTATCATCAAACGGGATAATCGCGGCCGCTGCTCGGTATGTGCCGAAGGCAAAGGCTTTTCCAAGGCCGAGCTCAAACACGCGGCAGAGGAGTTTACGCAAAAGTTTACCCAGTGCTACGCTTATCACCGGACTGTTACCGAGCTTAAAAACAAGAATTTTCAGATGCTTGATGAGCAGGTTGAGCAGGATGGAAGCATAAAACTGCATGTAAGGAGGTGGGTTGACTGA
- a CDS encoding DUF2997 domain-containing protein: protein MPQHDIEITISKTGEVRVHIKGAKGKACMDYAKWLSNVIGNVKDQKLTSEYYEPDETNRIKLEQELREE from the coding sequence ATGCCGCAGCACGATATAGAAATCACAATCTCCAAAACCGGAGAGGTAAGGGTGCACATCAAGGGCGCCAAAGGCAAGGCCTGCATGGATTATGCCAAATGGCTGAGCAACGTCATCGGAAACGTCAAGGACCAGAAGCTCACCAGCGAGTACTACGAGCCCGATGAGACAAATCGCATCAAGCTTGAGCAGGAACTCAGAGAGGAGTAG
- a CDS encoding AAA family ATPase produces MEKQTSNQKSPPQSELEVLIRARYPLIYVVSWEEQRVLKEVWDIADRLNKKVYEWSITMGLVPGGTSIQSQKQKDSASQDPLVALDTVVEHVEPALYVFKDFHPFLKGQNMSVVRRMREIAISLKNTFKTIIIISPTFQLPGDLEKDLTVIDYSLPCAADLAKLLDRVIEQVKDNPKLKVNISGDVREQIVHSLLGLTLAEAENVLAKTLVQNRALNAESVEVINSEKKQIIRKNGMLEYYDSCENMNTVGGLDELKTWLDRRSEAFTDRARTFGLPAPKGVLLLGVQGCGKSLMAKAISSVWKLPLLRFDVGRVFGSLVGSSEENVRRAIRVAESVAPAILWLDEIDKAFRGSRSSGGSTDGGTSARVFGTFLTWMSEKTSPVFVVSTANDITSLPPELLRKGRFDEIFFVDLPLTEEREDIFRVHLKKRKFDPDIFDIKRLAAATVGYSGAEIEEAVVSAMFDVFYENRNLSTDDILNAVSRTVPLSKTMSEDMNTLREWAQGRARPAAGRLFTEQKQQRQIEI; encoded by the coding sequence ATGGAAAAACAGACTTCAAATCAGAAATCACCGCCGCAAAGCGAATTAGAGGTGCTCATTCGTGCCAGATATCCACTGATCTATGTAGTCAGCTGGGAGGAGCAGCGCGTCCTTAAGGAGGTCTGGGATATCGCCGATCGCCTGAATAAAAAAGTGTACGAGTGGTCGATTACCATGGGGCTGGTCCCGGGCGGAACCTCGATTCAGTCGCAGAAACAGAAGGATTCGGCCTCGCAGGATCCGCTTGTTGCTCTTGATACGGTTGTTGAGCATGTTGAGCCGGCGCTGTATGTGTTCAAGGATTTCCACCCATTCCTCAAAGGCCAGAACATGTCGGTAGTGCGGCGGATGCGTGAGATCGCCATCTCACTGAAAAACACGTTCAAGACAATTATCATAATCAGCCCGACGTTTCAGCTTCCCGGGGACCTTGAAAAAGACCTGACGGTTATAGATTACAGTTTGCCGTGTGCGGCGGATCTTGCAAAACTGCTGGACAGGGTGATTGAGCAGGTAAAAGATAACCCCAAACTCAAAGTTAATATTTCAGGCGATGTCCGCGAACAGATTGTCCATTCACTTCTGGGGCTGACTCTGGCAGAGGCGGAAAACGTGCTTGCCAAAACTCTCGTGCAGAACCGGGCTCTCAACGCAGAAAGTGTGGAGGTTATCAACAGCGAGAAAAAACAGATTATCCGCAAGAACGGAATGCTCGAATATTATGATTCCTGCGAAAACATGAATACTGTCGGCGGGCTTGATGAGCTCAAAACCTGGCTGGACAGGCGAAGCGAGGCCTTTACCGACAGGGCCAGGACGTTCGGCCTGCCCGCACCCAAGGGGGTTCTTCTTCTGGGAGTTCAGGGCTGCGGGAAAAGTCTGATGGCAAAAGCGATAAGCAGTGTCTGGAAACTGCCGCTGCTGCGTTTTGATGTTGGACGGGTATTCGGTTCTCTGGTAGGCTCGTCGGAGGAAAATGTGCGGCGGGCGATACGGGTTGCCGAGTCGGTTGCGCCGGCAATACTCTGGCTCGATGAGATCGACAAAGCGTTTCGCGGTTCACGCTCCAGCGGCGGCAGTACCGACGGCGGAACAAGCGCCAGAGTCTTCGGCACATTTCTGACATGGATGTCCGAGAAGACCTCGCCGGTTTTTGTTGTCTCGACTGCCAACGATATAACGTCCCTGCCACCGGAGCTGCTGAGAAAGGGAAGGTTTGATGAGATTTTCTTCGTGGATCTGCCGCTGACCGAAGAGCGTGAGGATATATTCAGAGTTCATCTGAAAAAACGCAAATTCGATCCCGATATTTTTGACATAAAACGGCTTGCCGCGGCAACAGTCGGTTACAGCGGCGCGGAAATCGAAGAGGCTGTAGTCAGCGCAATGTTCGATGTTTTCTACGAGAATCGTAATTTATCCACAGATGATATACTAAACGCGGTCAGCCGTACTGTGCCACTTTCTAAAACAATGAGCGAAGATATGAACACGCTTCGCGAATGGGCCCAGGGCAGGGCTCGTCCGGCCGCGGGCAGGCTATTTACTGAGCAGAAGCAGCAGCGGCAGATTGAAATATAA